The Sphingomonas sp. KR3-1 genome contains a region encoding:
- a CDS encoding FAD-dependent oxidoreductase: MGHDSRLQPSDPSDPYRREAQTFPELSDDMAERVSAFGSIEDLPEGGALFERGDRSVDFFLILDGAVEVLDIDAKGQECMVHLHGPRQFTGELDLFNDRKILVTARARPGTRVVRVGRTEFRRLIAAEPDIGEVVMRAFILRRVGMMLHGEAGIALIGPGHGADTARIETFLRRNGVPHRRIDTEAEVDAGGFLECFHLTPADLPVVVVRGQALRSPSNGQVADALGLTVELDQSHVHDVAVVGGGPAGLASAVYAASEGLDTIVIESIAPGGQAGTSSKIENYLGFPTGISGQALAGRAQVQAQKFGARLLISRSAAGLDCSQVPFTVELDDGTKVQARSVVVATGARYRKLDLPRYAELEGNGIYYAATAMEAGLCANQEVVVVGGGNSAGQAAMFLSKSAGHVHMLVRGPGLAETMSRYLIERIEASDRITLHPFTEVTELAGDRHLTGLSWTHRKTGEAQDREVGALFVMIGAVPSTDWLNDCLELDPAGFVKTGSGETFFCSSKPGIFAVGDVRSGSVKRVASGVGEGSVVVSSIHRYLESQRQ, translated from the coding sequence ATGGGACATGATTCGCGCCTCCAGCCTTCCGATCCTTCCGACCCCTATCGTCGGGAGGCGCAGACCTTCCCCGAGCTTTCGGACGACATGGCCGAGCGCGTCTCGGCGTTCGGCAGCATCGAGGATCTGCCCGAGGGCGGCGCGCTGTTCGAGCGGGGCGACCGCAGCGTCGACTTCTTTCTGATCCTCGACGGTGCCGTCGAAGTGCTCGACATCGACGCCAAGGGCCAGGAATGCATGGTCCACCTCCACGGGCCGCGCCAGTTCACCGGCGAGCTCGACCTGTTCAACGACCGCAAGATCCTGGTCACCGCCCGCGCCCGTCCCGGCACGCGCGTCGTCCGGGTGGGCCGCACCGAGTTCCGCCGGCTGATCGCCGCCGAGCCCGACATCGGCGAAGTGGTGATGCGCGCCTTCATCCTGCGCCGGGTGGGGATGATGCTCCACGGCGAGGCGGGGATCGCCCTGATCGGCCCGGGCCACGGCGCCGACACCGCCCGCATCGAGACCTTCCTGCGCCGCAACGGCGTACCGCATCGCCGCATCGACACCGAGGCGGAGGTGGATGCCGGCGGCTTCCTCGAATGCTTCCACCTGACCCCGGCCGACCTGCCGGTGGTGGTGGTACGCGGCCAGGCGCTGCGCAGCCCGAGCAACGGCCAGGTCGCCGATGCGCTCGGCCTCACCGTCGAATTGGACCAGAGCCATGTCCATGATGTCGCGGTGGTCGGCGGCGGGCCGGCGGGACTGGCTTCGGCGGTCTATGCGGCGTCCGAGGGGCTCGACACCATCGTCATCGAATCGATCGCGCCGGGCGGGCAGGCGGGGACCAGCTCCAAGATCGAGAATTACCTGGGCTTCCCCACCGGCATCTCGGGCCAGGCGCTGGCCGGGCGGGCGCAGGTGCAGGCGCAGAAATTCGGGGCGCGGCTGCTGATCTCGCGCTCGGCGGCGGGGCTCGACTGCAGCCAGGTGCCGTTCACCGTCGAGCTCGACGACGGGACCAAGGTCCAGGCGCGCTCGGTGGTGGTCGCCACCGGTGCGCGCTACCGCAAGCTCGACTTGCCGCGCTATGCCGAGCTGGAGGGCAACGGCATCTATTACGCCGCCACCGCCATGGAAGCGGGACTGTGCGCCAACCAGGAAGTGGTGGTGGTCGGCGGCGGCAATTCGGCGGGGCAGGCGGCGATGTTCCTCTCGAAGAGCGCCGGGCACGTCCATATGCTGGTGCGTGGACCCGGCCTGGCCGAGACGATGTCGCGCTACCTGATCGAGCGGATCGAGGCGTCCGACCGGATCACGCTCCATCCCTTCACCGAAGTGACCGAGCTGGCAGGGGACCGGCACCTGACCGGGCTCAGCTGGACGCATCGCAAGACCGGCGAGGCGCAGGACCGTGAGGTGGGCGCGCTGTTCGTCATGATCGGCGCGGTGCCCTCGACCGACTGGCTCAACGACTGCCTCGAGCTCGATCCTGCCGGCTTCGTGAAGACCGGCAGCGGCGAGACCTTCTTCTGCTCGTCCAAGCCGGGGATCTTCGCGGTCGGCGACGTCCGCTCGGGCTCGGTCAAGCGCGTCGCCTCCGGGGTGGGCGAGGGATCGGTGGTGGTCTCCTCGATCCATCGTTATCTTGAAAGCCAGCGCCAATAG
- a CDS encoding DUF3297 family protein, with amino-acid sequence MSDTPPDRLSVNQNSPFFQRELLERGIGIRFKGVERRDVEEYCISEGWIRAALGNKVDRKGNPLTIKLTGPVEAWFERPAEGAADEGGEG; translated from the coding sequence ATGAGTGATACGCCTCCCGACCGCCTGTCGGTCAACCAGAACAGCCCCTTTTTCCAGCGCGAGCTGCTGGAGCGCGGCATCGGCATCCGCTTCAAGGGCGTCGAGCGCCGCGACGTCGAGGAATATTGCATTTCCGAAGGCTGGATCCGCGCCGCGCTCGGCAACAAGGTCGACCGCAAGGGCAACCCGCTGACCATCAAGCTCACCGGCCCGGTCGAGGCCTGGTTCGAGCGGCCCGCCGAAGGGGCTGCGGACGAGGGCGGCGAGGGCTGA
- a CDS encoding isocitrate lyase/phosphoenolpyruvate mutase family protein, with amino-acid sequence MSAKFQSFAALHVPGDPLILFNVWDAGSARVAERAGAKAIATGSASVSTAHGCDDAEGLPLDLALANARRTCAAVALPVSVDFEGGYAVDPDAVAANVEKLAATGAIGCNFEDQVVASHGTATRVMHSVEDQSARIAAIRWTVGPDFFLNARTDIFLIAPGDTHDAAMADAAIERGKAYADAGASGFFVPGLADLALLERVARAVPLPVNFMAFPGAPEARAVAETGVARISHGPFPHMAALQAFEDAARAAFA; translated from the coding sequence ATGTCCGCCAAGTTCCAGAGCTTTGCCGCGCTCCACGTGCCCGGCGATCCGCTGATCCTGTTCAACGTGTGGGATGCAGGCAGCGCGCGCGTCGCCGAGCGTGCCGGGGCGAAGGCGATCGCCACCGGCAGCGCCTCGGTCTCCACCGCGCATGGCTGCGACGATGCCGAGGGCCTGCCGCTTGATCTCGCGCTCGCCAATGCCCGGCGGACCTGCGCTGCGGTGGCACTGCCGGTGAGCGTCGATTTCGAAGGCGGCTATGCCGTCGATCCCGACGCCGTCGCCGCCAATGTCGAGAAGCTTGCCGCCACCGGCGCGATCGGCTGCAATTTCGAAGACCAGGTCGTCGCCAGCCACGGCACCGCGACGCGGGTGATGCACAGTGTCGAGGACCAGTCCGCCCGCATCGCCGCGATCCGCTGGACCGTCGGCCCGGACTTCTTCCTCAACGCCCGCACCGACATCTTCCTGATCGCCCCGGGCGACACGCATGACGCGGCGATGGCCGATGCGGCGATCGAGCGCGGCAAGGCCTATGCCGATGCCGGCGCCAGCGGCTTCTTCGTCCCCGGCCTGGCCGATCTCGCGCTGCTCGAGCGCGTGGCGAGGGCAGTGCCGCTGCCGGTGAACTTCATGGCCTTCCCCGGCGCCCCCGAGGCAAGAGCAGTGGCGGAAACCGGCGTCGCCCGGATCAGCCACGGCCCCTTCCCCCATATGGCTGCCCTCCAGGCTTTCGAGGATGCGGCACGCGCGGCGTTCGCATAG
- a CDS encoding methyl-accepting chemotaxis protein, with protein sequence MTELSLDAMRRAGMKLLAALMGAMALATVAGTFFVETNNEGFAAFLALALPAWPIWQALSGRIDATARMAVTMTMVAQPAVMLFVFQGQPWQVDLHMLFFAALSTTAMLCDWRAVVAGATVVALHHLGLGMLVPRWVFLNGGGIGRILLHAVILIAETGALVFLTSRLTGLIDALNAGTRQRAEIETRTASERARHERELTATLETVSVSLAALAKGDLRTGLAGRLPAAYAALEADFTLAVDSLSTLIGSVGQGAEAIQSASTEIAAASEDLARRTENAAHTLEQTSEAIGQMDHRLKAIAMSADGIVARADQAIETVRDSKGVADEVVSAMGRVSDSARGIDDVIEGLDKIAFQTRVLAMNAAVEAGRAGEAGRGFAVVADLVSALAMRAEEEAKRAREQLTVTQGDIAHAVGAVEKVGGALGNISEHVEQVHVLLGAMAEDNQTQAAAIGKISSAVSTMEASTTQNAAMVEQTSATARKLSDEVEALADSAARFQVADTVAAHAPRHAPAGARLH encoded by the coding sequence ATGACCGAGCTTTCCCTCGATGCGATGCGCCGCGCCGGCATGAAGCTGCTCGCCGCGCTGATGGGCGCGATGGCGCTGGCCACGGTCGCGGGTACCTTCTTCGTCGAGACGAACAACGAGGGGTTCGCCGCCTTCCTGGCGCTCGCGCTCCCTGCCTGGCCGATCTGGCAGGCGCTCAGCGGCCGCATCGACGCGACCGCGCGCATGGCCGTCACGATGACGATGGTCGCGCAGCCGGCGGTGATGCTGTTCGTCTTCCAGGGCCAGCCCTGGCAGGTCGATCTCCACATGCTGTTCTTCGCGGCGCTTTCGACCACGGCGATGCTGTGTGACTGGCGCGCCGTCGTGGCGGGCGCCACCGTGGTCGCGCTCCACCATCTCGGCCTCGGCATGCTCGTGCCGCGCTGGGTGTTCCTCAATGGCGGCGGCATCGGCCGCATCCTGCTCCACGCCGTGATCCTGATCGCCGAGACCGGTGCGCTCGTCTTCCTCACCTCGCGCCTGACCGGGCTGATCGATGCGCTCAACGCCGGCACCCGCCAGCGCGCCGAGATCGAGACGCGCACCGCCAGCGAGCGCGCCCGCCACGAGCGCGAGCTCACCGCGACGCTGGAGACGGTCAGCGTAAGCCTCGCCGCGCTCGCCAAGGGCGATCTGCGCACCGGCCTGGCCGGCCGGCTTCCCGCCGCCTATGCCGCGCTCGAGGCCGATTTCACGCTCGCCGTCGACAGCCTCAGCACGCTGATCGGCTCGGTCGGCCAGGGCGCCGAGGCGATCCAGTCCGCCTCGACAGAGATCGCTGCCGCGTCCGAGGATCTCGCCCGCCGCACCGAGAATGCCGCGCACACGCTCGAGCAGACCAGCGAGGCGATCGGCCAGATGGACCACCGCCTCAAGGCGATCGCGATGAGCGCCGACGGCATCGTCGCCCGCGCCGACCAGGCGATCGAGACGGTGCGTGACAGCAAGGGCGTCGCCGACGAGGTCGTCAGCGCGATGGGCCGCGTGTCCGACAGCGCCCGCGGCATCGACGACGTCATCGAGGGGCTCGACAAGATCGCGTTCCAGACGCGCGTGCTGGCGATGAACGCCGCGGTCGAGGCTGGCCGCGCCGGCGAGGCGGGCCGCGGCTTCGCGGTGGTCGCCGATCTCGTCTCCGCGCTTGCGATGCGCGCCGAGGAGGAAGCCAAGCGCGCCCGCGAGCAGCTCACCGTCACTCAGGGCGACATCGCCCATGCCGTCGGCGCGGTCGAGAAGGTCGGCGGCGCGCTCGGCAACATCTCCGAGCATGTCGAGCAGGTCCATGTCCTGCTCGGCGCGATGGCCGAGGACAACCAGACCCAGGCCGCCGCGATCGGCAAGATCAGCTCGGCGGTCAGCACGATGGAAGCGAGCACCACCCAGAACGCCGCGATGGTCGAGCAAACCTCCGCCACCGCGCGCAAGCTAAGCGACGAAGTCGAGGCGCTGGCCGACAGCGCCGCGCGCTTCCAGGTTGCCGACACGGTGGCTGCGCACGCCCCGCGCCACGCCCCGGCCGGTGCCCGGCTGCACTAG
- a CDS encoding LytTR family DNA-binding domain-containing protein has translation MTIRTILVDDEPLAIQGLELRLQEYDDVEIIDKCSNGREAIRAIKTHKPDLVFLDIQMPGFDGFSVVQGLMEIEPPLFVFVTAYSDHAIRAFEAQAMDYLMKPVEPSRLADTLDRVRQRLTEKRGAEEVEKLKEVLAEVAPDTADEMAASAGDGEVASNRFEKLINIKDRGQIFRVDVDTIERIDAAGDYMCIYTGDNTLILRETMKDLEKRLDPRRFQRVHRSTIVNLDLVKQVKPHTNGECFLVLDSGAQVKVSRSYRDVVARFVH, from the coding sequence ATGACAATCCGCACCATCCTGGTAGACGACGAACCCCTGGCAATTCAGGGGCTTGAGCTCCGCCTCCAGGAATATGACGATGTCGAGATCATCGACAAATGCTCCAACGGGCGCGAAGCGATCCGCGCCATCAAGACCCACAAGCCCGATCTCGTCTTCCTCGACATCCAGATGCCCGGTTTCGACGGCTTCTCCGTCGTCCAGGGGCTGATGGAGATCGAGCCGCCGCTCTTCGTCTTCGTGACCGCCTATAGCGACCACGCGATCCGTGCCTTCGAGGCGCAGGCGATGGATTATCTGATGAAGCCGGTCGAGCCCTCGCGCCTCGCCGACACGCTCGACCGCGTCCGCCAGCGCCTCACCGAGAAGCGCGGCGCCGAAGAGGTCGAGAAGCTCAAGGAAGTGCTCGCCGAAGTCGCGCCCGACACTGCCGACGAGATGGCCGCTTCCGCCGGCGACGGCGAAGTCGCTTCGAACCGCTTCGAGAAGCTGATCAACATCAAGGACCGCGGCCAGATCTTCCGCGTCGACGTCGATACGATCGAGCGGATCGACGCCGCCGGCGATTACATGTGCATCTACACCGGCGACAACACGCTGATCCTGCGCGAGACGATGAAGGACCTCGAGAAGCGCCTCGACCCGCGGCGCTTCCAGCGCGTCCACCGCTCGACCATCGTCAATCTCGACCTGGTCAAGCAGGTCAAGCCGCACACCAATGGCGAATGCTTCCTGGTGCTCGATTCGGGCGCCCAGGTGAAGGTCAGCCGCTCCTACCGCGACGTGGTCGCCCGCTTCGTGCACTAG
- a CDS encoding sensor histidine kinase encodes MLQAGGWTGYLLLRTVSSVSGADPVARAIAGLTETIIGYCLTLLLSALYRTYRKMPRVPSILLTLATLGLATAAYALLDAFTFSFVGDRPAPGITLSLVMGTVFINFTVLAGWSALYFAVNFYLVVEQQIDQMQALEMQASQAQLAMLRYQLNPHFLFNTLNSISTLVLLKQTERANIMLSRLSSFLRYTLANEPTAHVTLQQEAETLKLYLEIEKMRFDERLRTHFEIDERVAMARLPSLLLQPLVENAIKYAVTPQEEGADITVSARLAGERVQIAVSDTGPGLIEARPRPTLSTGVGLANIKERLAQAYGPDHRFETRSDPGKGFSVEIEIPFQIEEPNREAA; translated from the coding sequence ATGCTCCAGGCCGGCGGCTGGACCGGCTACCTCCTGCTGCGCACCGTCTCCTCCGTCTCGGGCGCCGACCCGGTCGCGCGTGCGATCGCCGGGCTGACCGAGACGATCATCGGCTATTGCCTGACGCTGCTGCTCTCGGCGCTCTACCGCACCTATCGCAAGATGCCGCGCGTCCCTTCGATCCTGCTGACGCTGGCGACGCTCGGCCTCGCCACCGCGGCCTATGCGCTGCTCGACGCCTTCACCTTCTCCTTCGTCGGCGACCGTCCCGCGCCCGGCATCACCCTGTCGCTGGTGATGGGCACGGTGTTCATCAACTTCACCGTGCTCGCCGGCTGGTCCGCGCTCTATTTCGCGGTGAACTTCTATCTCGTCGTCGAGCAACAGATCGACCAGATGCAGGCGCTCGAGATGCAGGCCAGCCAGGCCCAGCTGGCGATGCTGCGCTACCAGCTCAACCCGCATTTCCTGTTCAACACGCTCAACTCGATCTCGACGCTGGTGCTCCTGAAGCAGACCGAGCGCGCCAACATCATGCTGAGCCGCCTGTCGTCCTTCCTGCGCTACACGCTCGCCAACGAGCCGACCGCGCACGTCACGCTCCAGCAGGAGGCAGAGACGCTCAAGCTCTATCTCGAGATCGAGAAGATGCGCTTCGACGAGCGGCTGCGCACCCATTTCGAGATCGACGAGCGCGTCGCCATGGCCCGGCTGCCCTCGCTGCTGCTCCAGCCGCTGGTCGAGAATGCGATCAAATATGCCGTCACGCCGCAGGAAGAGGGCGCCGATATCACCGTCTCGGCTCGGCTCGCCGGAGAACGAGTGCAGATCGCCGTATCCGATACGGGTCCGGGATTGATCGAAGCCAGGCCGCGGCCGACCCTTTCAACTGGCGTGGGGCTCGCCAATATCAAGGAGCGGTTGGCCCAGGCTTATGGGCCTGACCATCGATTCGAGACGCGTTCGGACCCAGGGAAGGGGTTCAGCGTTGAGATCGAGATACCGTTCCAGATCGAGGAACCGAACCGAGAGGCCGCATGA
- a CDS encoding HD domain-containing protein: MEQGDERAQFHAMAEGTAEDWAIIGGAFRGFAGGLPDRVLTHLKLLDGDFGGFAIDRLQHSLQTATRAHRDGQGEDYVVMALLHDIGDTLGSYNHPEIAAAILRPFVSEELHWIADKHGAFQGYYFFHYLGMDRDIRENFRGHPHFEACAEFCEKYDQAAFDPAYDSAPLAFFEPMVRRVFARPVNSIYARAAAPA; the protein is encoded by the coding sequence ATGGAGCAGGGCGACGAACGCGCGCAATTCCATGCGATGGCCGAGGGCACGGCCGAGGACTGGGCGATCATCGGCGGGGCGTTCCGCGGCTTCGCCGGCGGGCTGCCCGACCGGGTCCTGACGCATCTCAAGCTGCTCGACGGCGATTTCGGCGGCTTCGCGATCGACCGGCTGCAGCATTCGCTGCAGACCGCGACCCGGGCGCACCGCGACGGGCAGGGCGAGGACTATGTAGTGATGGCGCTGCTCCACGACATCGGCGACACGCTGGGCAGCTACAACCATCCCGAGATCGCGGCCGCGATCCTGCGCCCCTTCGTCAGCGAGGAGCTGCACTGGATCGCCGACAAGCACGGCGCCTTCCAGGGCTATTATTTCTTCCACTATCTCGGGATGGACCGCGACATCCGCGAGAATTTCCGCGGGCATCCGCATTTCGAGGCGTGCGCGGAATTCTGCGAGAAATACGACCAGGCCGCGTTCGACCCGGCTTATGACAGCGCGCCGCTCGCTTTCTTCGAGCCGATGGTCCGGCGGGTGTTCGCGCGGCCGGTCAACAGCATCTACGCGCGCGCCGCCGCGCCGGCCTGA
- a CDS encoding TonB-dependent receptor — translation MRTKLFAGVAFAALLIPGAAYAQSTGTIDAEENTTIVVTGTKVHGVGGVEVPDTSKTRQVLTSEIIQRQVPGQSINETINLMPGVSFQNNDPYGSSGGTLTIRGFDSSRISQTFDGIPLNDTGNYAIYSNQQLDPELIEQVNVSLGSTDVDSPTAAATGSTVNYRSRNPTEDFHVRVQGSIGEWDFMRIFGVVDTGNLTSFGTRMWIAASHAENKNPYNPGSGTDKSQYNAKLYQPIGSNGDFVSLSGHLNINRNGNFTSGFLRTDTTVRTVSGTAPNQVLNSAPRVVGTASSNRFPLTRDERFYNQGTCNIDVAQTGVADVPTTCGTAYDYSYNPSNTANIRASSRFTLADGLVLTVDPSYQYTRANGGSSAVKGNEGFYGRAASGSNAAITTPLYGYIGGQPYFGGIDLNGDGDILDTPVRNATTGALSATTNGVELYAPSHTETNRYILVSSLRYDFDENNTLRLAYTHDYGRHRQTGEVGILKQDGYALHVFPKLEPLLDKSGNPIQKRNRKSFAILDQVSGEYRGKFFDDALTFNVGLRAPFFKRKLNNFCVSESGSNIGFVDCFNDPAMQAAFLTANPTYAAPQSREFNYSKLLPSAGVTFDIAPALSAYSSYSKGLQVPGTDNLYNSFAFPAGDARAKPKAETSDNFDVGLRYRSGKIQAQISGWYTRFNNRLASAYDPDLDVTIYRNLGTVDKYGFDGSVAFQPVRQATFYVFGSYLKSKIRDNVVTGECTVAQANAGTTSNGIGGFCSPTALNIYAATDGKREAGAPTFTVGARAELNLDVVQLGAQAKRTGPRYINDQNLPVLQSYTLNGVTTNYQVYGARTPAYTIVDLDARIPLTWAGLNDSTFLQVNVTNLFDTLYVAGFSGNVSNFSVRNAYIGSPRTVSGTLVVGF, via the coding sequence GTGACCGGCACCAAGGTGCATGGCGTTGGCGGCGTGGAAGTTCCTGACACGTCGAAGACCCGCCAGGTCCTGACCTCCGAGATCATCCAGCGCCAGGTTCCCGGCCAGTCGATCAACGAGACGATCAACCTGATGCCGGGCGTCAGCTTCCAGAACAACGATCCCTATGGTTCGTCGGGCGGCACGCTGACCATCCGCGGCTTCGACTCGAGCCGCATCTCGCAGACCTTCGACGGCATTCCGCTGAACGACACGGGCAACTATGCGATCTATTCGAACCAGCAGCTCGATCCCGAGCTGATCGAGCAGGTCAACGTCAGCCTCGGCTCGACCGACGTCGACAGCCCGACCGCGGCGGCCACCGGCTCGACCGTCAACTATCGCTCGCGCAACCCCACCGAGGACTTCCACGTCCGCGTCCAGGGCTCGATCGGCGAGTGGGACTTCATGCGCATCTTCGGCGTTGTCGATACCGGCAACCTGACCTCGTTCGGCACCCGCATGTGGATCGCCGCGAGCCATGCCGAGAACAAGAACCCGTACAACCCGGGCAGCGGCACCGATAAGAGCCAGTATAACGCCAAGCTGTACCAGCCGATCGGCAGCAACGGCGACTTCGTCTCGCTCTCGGGCCACCTGAACATCAACCGCAACGGCAACTTCACGTCGGGCTTCCTGCGCACCGACACGACCGTTCGCACGGTCTCGGGCACTGCGCCGAACCAGGTGCTGAACTCGGCTCCGCGCGTTGTCGGCACTGCCTCGTCGAACCGCTTCCCGCTGACCCGCGACGAGCGCTTCTACAACCAGGGCACCTGCAACATCGACGTGGCCCAGACCGGCGTCGCCGACGTGCCGACCACCTGCGGCACGGCGTACGACTACAGCTACAACCCGTCGAACACGGCGAACATCCGCGCCAGCTCGCGCTTCACGCTGGCTGACGGCCTCGTCCTCACGGTCGACCCGAGCTACCAGTACACCCGCGCCAATGGCGGCTCGAGCGCAGTCAAGGGTAACGAAGGCTTCTACGGTCGCGCCGCTTCGGGCTCGAACGCTGCCATCACCACCCCGCTCTACGGCTATATCGGTGGCCAGCCCTATTTCGGCGGCATCGATCTGAACGGCGACGGTGACATCCTCGACACTCCGGTCCGCAACGCCACGACCGGCGCGCTCAGCGCGACCACGAACGGCGTCGAACTCTACGCACCGAGCCACACCGAGACCAACCGCTACATCCTGGTCTCGTCGCTGCGCTATGACTTCGACGAGAACAACACGCTGCGTCTCGCCTACACGCACGATTACGGCCGTCACCGCCAGACCGGTGAAGTCGGCATCCTGAAGCAGGACGGCTACGCGCTGCACGTGTTCCCGAAGCTCGAGCCGCTACTCGACAAGTCGGGCAACCCGATCCAGAAGCGTAACCGCAAGTCGTTCGCGATCCTCGACCAGGTTTCGGGCGAATATCGTGGCAAGTTCTTCGACGACGCGCTGACCTTCAACGTCGGCCTCCGCGCACCGTTCTTCAAGCGCAAGCTGAACAACTTCTGCGTCTCGGAATCGGGCAGCAACATCGGCTTCGTCGACTGCTTCAACGATCCCGCCATGCAGGCCGCGTTCCTCACCGCGAACCCGACCTATGCGGCACCGCAGAGCCGTGAGTTCAACTACAGCAAGCTCCTGCCCAGCGCAGGCGTGACGTTCGACATCGCCCCGGCGCTGTCGGCGTACAGCAGCTACTCGAAGGGCCTGCAGGTTCCGGGCACCGACAACCTGTACAACTCGTTCGCCTTCCCGGCGGGCGATGCGCGCGCCAAGCCGAAGGCCGAGACTTCGGACAACTTCGACGTCGGCCTGCGGTACCGCTCGGGCAAGATCCAGGCGCAGATCTCGGGCTGGTACACGCGGTTCAACAACCGTCTCGCATCGGCCTATGATCCCGATCTGGACGTGACGATCTACCGCAACCTGGGCACGGTCGATAAGTATGGCTTCGATGGCAGCGTGGCCTTCCAGCCGGTCCGTCAGGCGACCTTCTACGTCTTCGGTTCGTACCTGAAGTCGAAGATCCGCGACAACGTCGTCACCGGCGAGTGCACCGTCGCGCAGGCCAATGCCGGCACCACCTCGAACGGTATTGGCGGTTTCTGCAGCCCGACCGCGCTCAACATCTATGCCGCGACCGACGGCAAGCGCGAAGCCGGTGCGCCGACCTTCACGGTGGGTGCCCGCGCCGAGCTCAACCTCGACGTCGTCCAGCTCGGTGCGCAGGCCAAGCGTACCGGTCCGCGTTACATCAACGACCAGAACCTGCCGGTCCTGCAGAGCTACACGCTCAACGGCGTGACCACCAACTACCAGGTCTATGGCGCGCGGACCCCGGCCTACACGATCGTCGATCTCGACGCTCGTATCCCGCTGACCTGGGCTGGCCTCAACGACTCGACCTTCCTGCAGGTCAACGTCACCAACCTGTTCGACACGCTCTACGTCGCCGGCTTCAGCGGCAACGTGTCGAACTTCAGCGTGCGCAACGCCTATATCGGCTCGCCGCGCACCGTCAGCGGCACCCTGGTGGTCGGCTTCTAA